One Cupriavidus taiwanensis DNA window includes the following coding sequences:
- a CDS encoding LysR substrate-binding domain-containing protein: MEFRHLRYFLVLAEELHFGRAARRLAISQPPLSLNIQQLEASVGARLFDRDSRGVRLTAAGRAFRESATALLAQAEAARVLAREIEAGAIGRLRVGFVGSMLYRGLPQTLREFQAAYPGIHVALTELNSQEQIDALLHDELDAAFIHTGRVPDTLQATLVHSEPFVCCLPAEHPLAALAEVPLTALRGEPFVLFSRKASPDYYSRIFDMCAAQGFSPQIRHEVRHWLSVVSLVSQGMGVAVVPAALARSGMAGAAFRPLADAAVRSEVYCAWKTAPDHPARDHFVAMVAGTAAADLKRSHIEKATGPGTDGL, translated from the coding sequence ATGGAATTCCGCCACCTGCGTTACTTCCTCGTGCTGGCCGAGGAACTGCACTTCGGCCGCGCCGCGCGCCGGCTGGCCATTTCGCAGCCGCCGCTGTCGCTCAATATCCAGCAGCTCGAGGCCTCGGTCGGGGCGCGGCTGTTCGACCGCGACAGCCGCGGCGTGCGGCTGACCGCGGCCGGGCGCGCCTTCCGGGAATCCGCCACGGCGCTGCTGGCGCAGGCCGAGGCCGCGCGGGTGCTGGCGCGCGAGATCGAAGCCGGCGCGATCGGGCGCCTGCGCGTGGGCTTTGTCGGCTCGATGCTGTACCGCGGTCTGCCGCAGACGCTGCGCGAGTTCCAGGCCGCCTACCCCGGCATTCACGTGGCGCTGACCGAACTGAACTCGCAGGAGCAGATCGACGCGCTGCTGCATGACGAACTCGACGCCGCCTTCATCCACACCGGCCGGGTACCGGACACGCTGCAGGCCACGCTGGTGCACAGCGAGCCCTTCGTCTGCTGCCTGCCGGCCGAACACCCGCTGGCCGCGCTGGCGGAGGTGCCATTGACGGCCTTGCGCGGCGAGCCCTTCGTGCTGTTCTCGCGCAAGGCCTCGCCGGACTATTACAGCCGCATCTTCGACATGTGCGCCGCGCAAGGCTTCTCGCCGCAGATCCGGCATGAGGTGCGGCACTGGCTGTCGGTGGTGTCGCTGGTGTCGCAGGGCATGGGGGTGGCGGTGGTGCCGGCGGCGCTGGCGCGCTCGGGCATGGCCGGCGCGGCGTTCCGGCCGCTGGCGGACGCGGCGGTGCGATCGGAAGTCTATTGCGCCTGGAAGACGGCGCCGGACCATCCGGCGCGCGACCACTTCGTCGCCATGGTGGCGGGGACGGCGGCGGCGGACCTGAAGCGCAGCCATATAGAAAAAGCCACCGGTCCAGGGACCGATGGCTTGTGA
- the feoB gene encoding ferrous iron transport protein B → MSAAASPSALRIALVGNPNCGKTALFNRLTGSRQKVANYAGVTVERKEGYFVSPAGRQVRILDLPGAYSLHAASLDEAITRDVCLGQRPGEARPDLLVSVVDATNLRLHLRFVLELRQLGLPMVVVLNMSDAAARRGIQIDREQLSAALGVPVVSTVAVRRDGAAALVSLLDATLPPAPPAAAQAGDFDVHAEVNRLLAAAVTMPARTAALDDRIDRIVLHPVFGLLLLAVLLFLMFQAVFSWAEPLMDGIEGGVHWAGEMLGAWLPDGMLKSLLVDGLVAGLGSVVVFLPQILILFLFILTLEESGYLPRAAFLLDRLMMGAGLSGRSFIPLLSSFACAIPGIMATRTIQDPRDRLTTILVAPLMTCSARLPVYALLIGAFIPERTVMGLFNLQGLVLFALYVAGIVSALVVAYALKFLRRDRTDHPLLMELPSYRIPNPRDVAIGLWERARIFLSRVGKVILALTVLLWFLSTFPSAPEGATAPAIDYSFAGMIGHALQKVFAPVGFNWQICIALVPGLAAREVAVGALATVYALSGSEETVATQLAPMIAAQWSLATALSLLAWYVFAPQCISTLAVIRRETASWKVMALSAAYLTGLAYLAAFVTYRVALMFS, encoded by the coding sequence ATGTCTGCAGCTGCTTCCCCTTCGGCCCTGCGCATTGCGCTGGTCGGCAATCCCAATTGCGGCAAGACCGCACTGTTCAACCGCCTGACCGGCAGCCGCCAGAAGGTGGCCAACTACGCGGGCGTCACCGTCGAGCGCAAGGAAGGCTATTTCGTCTCGCCGGCCGGGCGCCAGGTGCGCATCCTGGACCTGCCCGGCGCCTACAGCCTGCATGCGGCCAGCCTGGATGAAGCCATCACGCGCGATGTCTGCCTGGGCCAGCGCCCCGGCGAAGCGCGCCCGGACCTGCTGGTATCGGTGGTCGACGCCACCAACCTGCGCCTGCACCTGCGCTTCGTGCTGGAACTGCGCCAGCTGGGGCTGCCGATGGTGGTGGTGCTCAATATGAGCGACGCGGCCGCGCGGCGCGGCATCCAGATCGACCGCGAGCAGCTGTCGGCCGCGCTCGGCGTGCCGGTGGTCAGCACCGTCGCGGTCCGGCGCGACGGTGCCGCGGCGCTGGTGAGCCTGCTCGACGCGACGCTGCCGCCGGCACCGCCGGCAGCTGCGCAAGCCGGCGACTTCGACGTGCATGCCGAAGTCAACCGCCTGCTGGCGGCCGCCGTGACCATGCCGGCGCGCACCGCCGCGCTGGACGACCGCATCGACCGCATCGTGCTGCACCCGGTGTTCGGCCTGCTGCTGCTGGCGGTGCTGCTGTTCCTGATGTTCCAGGCGGTGTTCTCGTGGGCCGAGCCGCTGATGGACGGCATCGAGGGCGGCGTGCACTGGGCCGGCGAGATGCTGGGCGCGTGGCTGCCCGACGGCATGCTCAAGAGCCTGCTGGTCGATGGGCTGGTCGCCGGGCTGGGCAGCGTGGTGGTGTTCCTGCCGCAGATCCTGATCCTGTTTCTGTTCATCCTGACGCTGGAAGAATCCGGCTACCTGCCGCGCGCCGCGTTCCTGCTCGACCGCCTGATGATGGGCGCGGGGCTGTCGGGGCGCTCGTTCATCCCGCTGCTGTCCAGCTTTGCCTGCGCCATCCCCGGCATCATGGCCACGCGCACCATCCAGGACCCGCGCGACCGGCTCACCACCATCCTGGTGGCGCCGCTGATGACGTGCTCGGCACGGCTGCCGGTGTATGCGCTGCTGATCGGCGCCTTCATCCCCGAGCGCACCGTGATGGGCCTGTTCAACCTGCAGGGGCTGGTGCTGTTCGCGCTGTACGTGGCCGGCATCGTCAGCGCGCTGGTGGTGGCCTACGCGCTCAAGTTCCTGCGCCGCGACCGCACCGACCATCCGCTGCTGATGGAGCTGCCCTCGTACCGCATCCCGAACCCGCGCGACGTGGCCATCGGCCTGTGGGAGCGGGCCCGCATCTTCCTGTCGCGCGTGGGCAAGGTGATCCTGGCGCTGACCGTGCTGCTGTGGTTCCTGTCGACCTTTCCGTCCGCGCCCGAGGGCGCGACCGCGCCGGCCATCGACTACAGCTTTGCCGGCATGATCGGCCATGCGCTGCAGAAGGTGTTCGCGCCGGTGGGCTTCAACTGGCAGATCTGCATTGCGCTGGTGCCGGGCCTGGCCGCGCGCGAAGTCGCCGTGGGGGCGCTGGCCACCGTCTACGCGCTGTCGGGCAGCGAGGAAACCGTGGCCACGCAGCTGGCGCCGATGATCGCGGCGCAATGGTCGCTGGCCACCGCGCTGTCGCTGCTGGCGTGGTACGTGTTCGCGCCGCAGTGCATCTCCACGCTGGCGGTGATCCGGCGCGAGACCGCCTCGTGGAAGGTGATGGCGCTGTCGGCCGCCTACCTGACCGGGCTGGCCTACCTGGCCGCGTTCGTGACCTACCGCGTCGCGCTGATGTTCAGCTGA
- a CDS encoding DUF6587 family protein, which yields MTLYHAIETLLVPLIVLACAVSVVARYAPRTRERVKAALATRLGGPGAAGWRGRMARWLAPQAAAGCASGCDDGGCNTCGANTSTPASQDKPAEQVVRFVRKR from the coding sequence ATGACCCTCTACCACGCCATCGAAACCCTGCTGGTCCCGCTGATCGTGCTGGCTTGCGCGGTGTCGGTGGTGGCACGCTACGCGCCGCGCACGCGCGAGCGCGTCAAGGCGGCGCTGGCAACGCGCCTGGGCGGCCCCGGTGCCGCCGGCTGGCGCGGCCGGATGGCACGCTGGCTGGCACCGCAAGCCGCGGCGGGCTGCGCCAGCGGCTGCGATGACGGTGGCTGCAATACCTGCGGCGCCAATACCAGTACGCCCGCCAGCCAGGACAAGCCTGCCGAGCAGGTGGTGCGCTTCGTGCGCAAGCGCTGA
- a CDS encoding FeoA family protein — MRLSELPRRTPAVVQSVDDATPGDPVARRLRELGFVPGEAVQIIAYGPFGMDPLVAQVGFTRFALRRAEAARIGVAIASASVTRIAPAAQGDETAQPSAKRTA; from the coding sequence ATGCGGTTGTCTGAACTTCCACGGCGCACGCCCGCCGTAGTGCAATCGGTGGACGACGCCACCCCCGGGGATCCGGTCGCGCGCCGCCTGCGCGAACTGGGCTTCGTTCCCGGCGAAGCCGTGCAGATCATCGCCTACGGGCCGTTCGGCATGGACCCGCTGGTGGCGCAGGTGGGCTTCACCCGCTTTGCGCTGCGCCGCGCGGAGGCGGCGCGCATCGGCGTGGCAATCGCCAGCGCCTCGGTCACCCGCATCGCCCCCGCCGCGCAGGGCGACGAGACTGCCCAACCGTCCGCCAAGCGGACCGCCTGA